In one Lolium rigidum isolate FL_2022 chromosome 3, APGP_CSIRO_Lrig_0.1, whole genome shotgun sequence genomic region, the following are encoded:
- the LOC124698041 gene encoding pathogenesis-related protein 1-like: protein MASTNSWTLKIESPVAADRLFRAAVLDWHTLAPKLAPHIVASAHPVEGEGSIGSIRQFNFTSAMPFSVMKEKLEFLDVEKCECKSTLIEGGGIGTAIETATSHIKVEATASGGSVVKVESTYKLLPGMEVKDEITKAKDSVTNIFKGAEAYLIANQDAYN, encoded by the exons AtggcctccaccaacagctgGACCCTCAAGATCGAGTCTCCGGTAGCCGCAGACCGCCTCTTCCGTGCAGCTGTTCTAGACTGGCACACGCTGGCACCCAAACTCGCACCTCACATCGTGGCCAGTGCCCACCCAGTTGAGGGAGAAGGCAGCATTGGCAGCATCAGACAGTTCAACTTTACCTCAG CCATGCCCTTCAGTGTCATGAAGGAGAAGCTCGAGTTCCTCGATGTTGAGAAGTGCGAGTGCAAGTCCACCCTCATCGAGGGTGGTGGCATTGGCACGGCGATTGAGACAGCTACCTCACACATCAAGGTGGAGGCAACCGCCAGTGGTGGTAGTGTGGTCAAGGTGGAATCGACTTACAAGCTGCTGCCGGGCATGGAAGTGAAGGACGAGATCACCAAGGCAAAGGACTCTGTCACCAACATCTTCAAGGGTGCCGAGGCGTACCTCATCGCTAACCAGGATGCCTATAACTAA